A single genomic interval of Magnetococcus sp. PR-3 harbors:
- the hpnD gene encoding presqualene diphosphate synthase HpnD, which yields MTPDQFCQDRVKRSGSSFYWPMRLLKDSKRRGLFALYAFCREVDDIVDRQLDPRAAQMKLMWWHQEIAQVFAGQPRHPVAVAMAQLKDQFGWQPEPFIEILEGMTMDLEPQPYADWDALEAYCYKVSVSVGLAALPVFGVQGAKADQFAHHLGMALQLTNIMRDVFEDSQMGRIYLPHCLLDQHGVDPQQLLAGVWQEGLVGALAEMDERIENHFQQARELLDAELFPHLTAARAMGAVYHARLRRMRLAGYRVDQQAAKLTKSHKIWLCLRCWLASQSGLFRAYDAL from the coding sequence ATGACGCCAGATCAGTTTTGCCAAGATCGGGTTAAGCGTAGTGGGAGCTCATTTTATTGGCCCATGCGGCTTTTAAAGGATAGCAAACGCCGGGGTCTCTTTGCCCTTTATGCCTTCTGCCGAGAGGTGGATGATATTGTGGATCGGCAGTTAGATCCCCGAGCTGCGCAGATGAAGTTGATGTGGTGGCATCAGGAGATTGCCCAGGTCTTTGCAGGTCAACCCCGTCACCCCGTTGCGGTGGCGATGGCGCAGTTGAAAGATCAGTTTGGGTGGCAACCTGAACCATTTATTGAAATTTTAGAGGGCATGACGATGGATCTGGAGCCCCAACCCTATGCGGATTGGGATGCTTTAGAGGCCTACTGTTACAAGGTTTCTGTCTCTGTGGGGTTGGCTGCCTTGCCGGTCTTTGGTGTGCAGGGGGCTAAAGCGGATCAATTTGCCCATCATTTGGGTATGGCCTTGCAGTTGACCAATATTATGCGTGATGTGTTTGAAGATAGTCAGATGGGGCGTATCTATCTTCCGCACTGTTTGTTGGATCAGCATGGGGTCGATCCTCAGCAGCTTCTGGCGGGAGTGTGGCAAGAGGGGTTGGTGGGTGCCCTGGCGGAAATGGATGAACGGATTGAAAACCACTTTCAGCAGGCACGGGAACTGTTGGATGCTGAGCTGTTTCCCCATCTCACCGCAGCACGGGCCATGGGGGCAGTCTACCACGCCCGGTTACGGCGTATGCGTCTTGCGGGATACCGGGTGGATCAGCAAGCGGCAAAATTGACTAAATCCCATAAGATCTGGCTCTGCCTACGGTGCTGGTTGGCCAGTCAGTCAGGACTTTTTAGAGCTTATGATGCGCTTTAA
- a CDS encoding sigma-54 interaction domain-containing protein gives MNGIIGNAPAMRKLFKLIERVAAADSTVLIHGESGTGKELICRAIHNTSPRHNGPLVAVNCGAIPEDLLESELFGHAKGSFTGAVRDRPGKFVTANGGTIFLDEIGDMSPKLQVKMLRVLQERTVEPVGALKTLEVNVRVIAATHKNLAKEVEEGRFREDLFYRLNVVPIQVPALRERLDDIPLLVEHFMEKCAARSNCPAVNIGPQVMEIFQRYSWKGNVRELENLMERLLVLADEEVIFDDLPEIMLDASNHTEPVETEDRVPVQAFKVAYDNDGVTDFNREVEQYENHLILGALNRTGWNKNKAAQLLKLNRTTLVEKIKKKGLEEDKQSEQRSG, from the coding sequence GTGAACGGTATTATTGGTAACGCACCGGCAATGCGTAAACTGTTCAAGCTCATCGAGCGGGTAGCCGCTGCAGATTCTACCGTACTTATTCATGGTGAGAGTGGCACCGGCAAGGAGCTGATCTGCCGTGCTATCCACAACACCTCTCCACGCCACAACGGCCCCCTTGTTGCGGTCAACTGTGGTGCCATTCCCGAAGATTTGCTGGAATCAGAACTCTTTGGTCATGCCAAAGGCTCCTTTACCGGTGCGGTACGGGATCGTCCTGGTAAATTTGTAACCGCTAACGGCGGCACCATTTTTCTGGATGAAATTGGGGATATGTCCCCAAAACTCCAAGTTAAAATGTTGCGGGTTCTGCAAGAGCGCACCGTGGAACCTGTGGGTGCCTTAAAAACCCTAGAAGTCAACGTTCGGGTGATTGCTGCCACCCATAAAAATTTGGCCAAAGAGGTAGAAGAAGGGCGTTTTCGTGAAGACCTTTTCTACCGTTTAAATGTGGTGCCCATTCAGGTCCCTGCCCTACGTGAGCGACTGGATGATATCCCTCTTCTGGTGGAACACTTTATGGAAAAGTGCGCCGCACGCAGCAACTGTCCAGCGGTCAATATTGGCCCCCAGGTTATGGAAATTTTTCAGCGCTATAGCTGGAAGGGCAATGTCCGTGAACTAGAGAACCTGATGGAACGCCTACTGGTCCTGGCTGATGAAGAGGTCATTTTTGATGACCTGCCTGAGATTATGCTGGATGCCAGTAACCATACTGAACCGGTAGAAACCGAAGATCGTGTGCCAGTCCAGGCCTTTAAAGTGGCCTATGATAACGATGGCGTAACCGACTTCAACCGTGAAGTTGAACAGTATGAGAACCATCTTATTCTTGGGGCACTAAACCGCACAGGTTGGAACAAGAACAAAGCGGCCCAACTGTTGAAGCTTAACCGCACAACATTGGTAGAAAAGATTAAGAAAAAGGGCCTGGAAGAGGATAAACAGAGCGAGCAACGGAGCGGTTAA
- the hpnC gene encoding squalene synthase HpnC: MSWFSGPAIPDHLVKDFAYCQRVVRANSENFPVGSLLAPARLRPHIHAVYAYARLADDFADSSEGSSEEKLQKLDDWQRRLEAAEQGQADHPIFRALAYTLSTMQLPIDPLRDLLMAFRMDITCKHYDTTDELLEYCRYSANPVGRIVLLLAGYRDPQFMRYSDAICTALQLTNHWQDLGEDPWNGRPLYLPRQEMARFGVRESDIRQRRFSAAAADLMMHMISLTRDLYLKGEPLLTQVSWPLNLELGATWAGGMAVLERVEQMGGNTLRERPSLDKREKMGCLLRGLGRVCR, from the coding sequence ATGTCCTGGTTTTCAGGTCCAGCTATTCCTGACCATTTGGTTAAGGATTTTGCCTACTGCCAACGGGTTGTACGGGCCAATAGCGAAAATTTTCCTGTGGGTTCGTTGTTGGCACCCGCTCGTTTGCGGCCCCATATCCATGCGGTCTATGCCTATGCACGGTTGGCGGATGATTTTGCCGACAGCAGTGAGGGGAGTTCTGAGGAGAAGCTGCAAAAATTGGATGATTGGCAACGGCGCCTGGAAGCTGCTGAGCAAGGGCAGGCCGATCACCCCATTTTTAGAGCTTTGGCCTACACGCTAAGTACCATGCAGCTGCCGATTGATCCACTACGGGATCTATTGATGGCTTTTCGCATGGATATCACCTGTAAACATTACGATACCACCGATGAATTACTGGAATATTGCCGTTACTCGGCCAACCCTGTCGGGCGTATTGTTCTTCTGTTAGCAGGTTATCGGGATCCGCAGTTTATGCGTTATTCCGATGCGATCTGTACAGCCTTACAGCTCACCAACCATTGGCAGGATCTGGGTGAAGATCCTTGGAATGGTCGACCGCTCTACCTACCAAGGCAGGAGATGGCACGTTTTGGTGTGCGGGAGTCGGATATACGCCAGCGCCGTTTTTCGGCCGCAGCAGCGGATTTAATGATGCATATGATCTCTTTAACGCGGGATCTCTATCTGAAGGGTGAACCCTTGCTGACACAGGTCTCTTGGCCACTTAATCTGGAGCTGGGGGCGACCTGGGCAGGGGGTATGGCGGTATTGGAGCGTGTGGAGCAGATGGGGGGGAATACGTTACGTGAACGGCCATCTTTGGATAAACGCGAAAAAATGGGCTGTTTGCTGCGGGGCCTGGGGCGGGTGTGTCGATGA
- a CDS encoding GGDEF domain-containing protein — translation MIFGRKKKPVSDALPEDINYALDFIEAKHEDRDGARKVLRDWAFREAMGPDPLKDPAIRLLVSGLINGFKPAYLGDAEMQSRVDRMVEDLKDGKLKREPEPLLDELKSLINGLGKLSTRQSDRMHVAIRWLPDILQAVRTLTRGEKWAEEQSETLIEQSTALPPGYWERLGGFCSQIREAGTSSFERWEESRQALVDLIAEMAERMRIMRNDASGATGRLDNSLNRIRATTKLGDLESLRGALITEAEALRQQTQGLESSLHESQTQLDKTRKELHQAQVDLKKAKEESLTDPLTQVANRRALFQALTRETARARRHGEPLSLVIIDLDFFKKVNDTYGHPVGDRVLKEVANHAQALLRESDTLARYGGEEFMALLPETSLERALEKAEQIRLNVAAMRFKLKGDSLSISASFGVAQLDDGDSRDQSNETFVHRADLALYKAKEGGRNCVVQADPTPVAPNPTAS, via the coding sequence ATGATTTTTGGCAGAAAGAAAAAACCGGTTAGTGACGCGTTACCGGAAGATATCAACTATGCGTTGGATTTTATTGAAGCCAAACATGAAGATCGGGATGGCGCCCGCAAAGTATTGCGTGATTGGGCCTTTCGCGAAGCCATGGGGCCTGATCCTCTTAAAGATCCTGCCATTCGTCTACTGGTCAGTGGACTGATCAACGGTTTTAAACCTGCCTATTTGGGTGATGCTGAAATGCAGTCACGGGTTGACCGCATGGTTGAGGACCTGAAAGATGGCAAGCTTAAACGGGAACCGGAACCGTTACTGGATGAGCTGAAATCCTTGATCAACGGCTTGGGTAAATTAAGCACCCGGCAAAGTGACCGGATGCATGTGGCCATTCGTTGGTTACCAGATATTCTACAAGCTGTGCGTACGCTGACCCGTGGTGAAAAATGGGCAGAAGAGCAGAGTGAAACGCTCATTGAACAGTCCACAGCCCTGCCACCCGGTTATTGGGAGCGTTTGGGCGGGTTCTGTAGTCAAATTCGTGAAGCGGGTACCTCCAGCTTTGAACGTTGGGAGGAGAGCCGTCAGGCACTGGTGGATTTGATTGCGGAAATGGCCGAACGTATGCGGATCATGCGTAATGATGCCAGTGGCGCGACAGGGCGGTTGGATAACTCCCTAAACCGTATCCGCGCCACCACCAAGCTGGGGGATCTGGAGAGTTTACGGGGTGCTTTGATTACCGAAGCCGAAGCCTTACGTCAGCAGACACAGGGGCTGGAGTCCTCCCTACATGAGAGCCAAACCCAACTGGATAAGACCCGTAAGGAGTTGCACCAGGCCCAGGTAGATCTGAAAAAAGCTAAAGAAGAGAGCTTGACCGATCCGTTGACCCAGGTAGCAAACCGCCGTGCACTGTTCCAAGCCTTAACCCGGGAAACCGCACGTGCCCGCCGCCATGGGGAGCCGTTAAGTCTGGTGATCATTGATCTGGATTTTTTCAAAAAGGTGAACGATACCTACGGTCACCCCGTCGGAGACCGGGTACTCAAAGAGGTGGCCAACCATGCCCAGGCCCTACTTCGGGAGTCTGATACGCTGGCCCGTTACGGGGGGGAGGAGTTTATGGCTCTGTTGCCTGAGACCTCTTTGGAGCGTGCCTTGGAAAAAGCCGAGCAGATTCGTCTGAACGTTGCGGCGATGCGCTTTAAACTTAAAGGGGATAGTCTCAGCATCAGTGCCAGCTTTGGTGTTGCCCAGCTTGATGATGGCGATAGCCGGGATCAGAGTAACGAAACGTTTGTGCACCGAGCTGATCTGGCCCTGTACAAAGCCAAAGAGGGTGGACGGAACTGTGTCGTCCAGGCCGATCCTACACCTGTTGCGCCTAATCCTACAGCCTCCTAA
- a CDS encoding tetratricopeptide repeat protein, with amino-acid sequence MDAQLHTLAKKWSLLLLLVMTLVIPAQGWAFSTELQHDRSPTGKGDALSFALPANDKLPTWELIRPKILRLKVPNLLALPHTRIDPKTTRYIRNIIVEEIAGELGLYVTLELKVPFLTFRHQVTEAKRRRPSRYILYIEPTPMPNPKDTTRIRGARILPGAEGTLVVIDHAGTAEIKSQKVDHGEHSLRLQWQGATMDKFWIPPMPAGLVTGIHTYAFRNDLLEMEIAFHPRTGSVQVHQNPKSGTLIVELRTHNMKDVKRKRDIDTILTNRLQAATEGLPLPLNRITPIFKPSPDVEVLAEQEVSEEYFMNNALAAEKDHQYGKARGYLDALLRTFPNSQNREQLAFYKVDLGKKMQWEKAGWLLEELTGALNSYPNHYRFPEYRLLQLQLMNGAHQYERAIATMNDPNLPYHDARVVLEQARAQKGMGNINEAKERLNFLLKKMPDAGVNERANAYFELVDLQTQNNKLAKAVKTLESIPDPEMTVLANDPAKYIQLATAYYNHHDFKKALDLYIRILDAYPDTFKVTPWAMLRASQCYRFLNQDEEAKRLLDRLGMIYPNSGAQLWGQIFRVEMDAKRDVKERLKDLEAIINSNPRGKAIYEAYFARAQLQGDSEDHESSLKTLNYLLTMLDIGLERNRANLLRLRYLTAGMEKALTSRRPEFAMSLAETYGEDWRRYRKFGIPRTQMAEALMRLGMYKQAQPLLAMNDDTVSKRLHRVADDMANGSYLKVEQDKTLVNDREARVRVAEAERRREKQDWVAILDLLNRLPVKGLSEGERAERLRLLAKAEAERGRFPQAVANLKDLLFNRPIGDGKDYYWYATVQQAWRGDAKALPIFRKVAEDAEDDKSKALALMRIGDILQKQRNLEEAKQAFEKAAELDPQASWAPMARENAKQLELVQEMAP; translated from the coding sequence ATGGACGCCCAACTTCATACATTGGCCAAAAAATGGTCCCTGTTGCTGCTGCTGGTGATGACACTGGTGATCCCTGCACAGGGATGGGCGTTTTCCACCGAGCTGCAGCACGATCGCTCCCCCACGGGTAAAGGGGACGCGCTGAGCTTTGCGCTGCCTGCTAATGACAAACTGCCCACCTGGGAACTGATCCGGCCTAAAATTTTGCGCCTAAAGGTACCCAACCTACTGGCCCTGCCCCACACCCGTATCGACCCCAAAACCACCCGCTATATCCGCAATATCATTGTGGAGGAGATTGCAGGGGAGTTGGGCCTATATGTGACATTGGAGCTTAAAGTTCCCTTTTTGACCTTCCGTCATCAGGTAACCGAGGCCAAACGGCGGCGCCCATCTCGCTATATTCTCTATATTGAACCCACACCAATGCCCAACCCCAAGGATACTACCCGTATCCGTGGTGCCCGTATTCTGCCTGGCGCAGAAGGCACCTTGGTGGTGATTGATCATGCGGGTACCGCTGAGATTAAATCCCAAAAGGTTGACCATGGAGAGCACTCCCTGCGACTGCAGTGGCAAGGGGCCACCATGGATAAGTTTTGGATTCCCCCTATGCCTGCAGGCTTGGTCACAGGGATCCACACTTATGCCTTCCGCAACGATCTGTTGGAGATGGAAATTGCGTTCCATCCCCGAACCGGCAGTGTACAGGTACACCAAAACCCAAAGAGCGGCACCCTCATTGTGGAGCTACGTACCCACAATATGAAGGATGTTAAACGCAAGCGGGATATCGATACCATCCTAACCAACCGTTTGCAGGCCGCGACCGAAGGGTTACCCCTACCGCTCAACCGTATTACCCCCATCTTTAAGCCCTCACCAGATGTGGAGGTATTGGCAGAGCAGGAGGTCAGCGAAGAGTACTTTATGAACAATGCTCTGGCCGCTGAAAAAGACCATCAATATGGTAAAGCCCGTGGTTATCTAGATGCCTTGTTGCGGACATTCCCCAACTCACAGAACCGTGAACAGTTGGCTTTTTATAAAGTCGACCTGGGCAAAAAGATGCAGTGGGAGAAAGCAGGCTGGTTGCTGGAGGAGTTGACCGGGGCACTGAACAGTTACCCCAACCACTACCGTTTTCCCGAATACCGCCTGTTGCAACTGCAGCTGATGAATGGTGCCCACCAGTACGAGCGGGCCATCGCCACCATGAATGATCCCAACCTGCCCTATCATGATGCCAGGGTTGTGTTGGAGCAGGCCCGTGCCCAAAAAGGTATGGGTAACATTAACGAAGCCAAAGAGCGCCTTAACTTTTTGCTCAAAAAAATGCCCGATGCCGGTGTTAATGAGCGGGCCAATGCCTACTTTGAGCTGGTGGATCTGCAGACCCAGAACAACAAACTGGCTAAAGCGGTTAAAACACTGGAGTCTATTCCAGATCCAGAGATGACTGTGCTGGCCAATGATCCAGCCAAATATATTCAACTGGCCACCGCCTATTACAACCATCACGATTTTAAAAAGGCGCTGGACCTTTATATCCGTATTCTGGATGCCTACCCCGATACCTTTAAGGTAACCCCCTGGGCGATGTTACGGGCCTCCCAATGCTACCGTTTTCTTAATCAGGATGAAGAGGCCAAACGGTTGTTGGACCGCCTGGGTATGATCTATCCCAACTCTGGCGCCCAACTTTGGGGGCAGATCTTCCGGGTAGAGATGGATGCCAAGCGGGATGTGAAAGAGCGCCTTAAAGATCTTGAGGCGATTATTAACAGCAACCCCAGAGGCAAGGCCATCTATGAGGCCTACTTTGCCCGGGCACAGCTCCAGGGGGATTCTGAAGATCATGAATCCAGCCTAAAAACCCTGAACTATCTACTTACCATGTTAGATATTGGCTTAGAGCGTAACCGGGCCAACTTGTTACGCCTGCGTTATCTGACCGCTGGTATGGAAAAAGCGTTAACCTCCCGCCGGCCTGAGTTTGCTATGAGCTTGGCCGAGACCTATGGTGAGGATTGGCGCCGTTATCGTAAATTTGGTATACCCCGTACGCAAATGGCAGAAGCGCTCATGCGCCTGGGTATGTACAAACAGGCGCAACCTTTGCTGGCGATGAATGATGATACGGTCAGTAAACGCCTGCATCGGGTAGCCGATGATATGGCCAATGGTAGCTATCTCAAAGTTGAGCAGGATAAAACCTTGGTCAACGATCGAGAGGCCCGTGTACGGGTTGCTGAGGCCGAACGCCGCCGTGAAAAACAGGATTGGGTGGCGATTTTAGATCTACTTAACCGTTTACCTGTTAAGGGGTTAAGTGAAGGTGAGCGGGCCGAACGTTTACGCCTGCTGGCCAAAGCTGAAGCAGAGCGGGGACGTTTTCCCCAAGCTGTGGCCAACCTGAAAGATCTACTTTTTAATCGACCCATAGGTGACGGCAAGGATTATTACTGGTACGCTACTGTGCAGCAGGCGTGGCGAGGCGATGCCAAAGCGTTGCCGATCTTCCGCAAAGTGGCTGAAGATGCAGAGGATGATAAATCCAAAGCCTTGGCCCTGATGCGTATTGGCGATATTCTACAAAAACAGCGTAATTTGGAAGAAGCCAAGCAGGCTTTTGAAAAAGCGGCGGAGCTGGATCCACAGGCGTCCTGGGCACCAATGGCCCGAGAAAATGCCAAACAGCTCGAACTGGTACAGGAAATGGCACCCTGA
- the prmB gene encoding 50S ribosomal protein L3 N(5)-glutamine methyltransferase, translating into MSGDYKNRAKKSQGRPKKAGKRGHSAYSRDAQTVQKRANPAQTVDGWLRKSISRLKQAKLGYDNGLQEPVWEAEYLLCHAMGMDLEQLEKNKTRTVSPEQGNYMDAMLEQRIVARKPVNYITGEAWFAGYRFMVDERVLIPRSRIENVLDDVDGLPALMEGARPLKRVLDLCTGSGCLAITAALHHLDLQVDASDLSTDALAVAKENVKRHGVGDRVRLVPSNLFENLQGECYDLILTNPPYVPTEVYEALDKEYYQEPKVALEAGGDGLDLVIPMLQQAPDHLNPGGILLCEVGDDTQEIMQQRWPDLPVHWLQFHFDASGVFAVTREQLMDWDGP; encoded by the coding sequence ATGTCGGGTGATTACAAAAATCGGGCCAAGAAGTCTCAAGGACGGCCAAAAAAAGCAGGTAAGCGTGGGCACTCTGCCTATAGTCGGGATGCCCAAACGGTCCAAAAGCGGGCCAACCCTGCCCAAACAGTGGATGGTTGGTTGCGTAAAAGTATTAGCCGACTTAAGCAAGCCAAGCTGGGGTATGACAACGGCTTGCAGGAGCCGGTCTGGGAGGCGGAGTATCTGCTGTGCCATGCCATGGGTATGGATTTAGAGCAGTTAGAGAAAAATAAAACCCGTACGGTAAGCCCCGAGCAAGGTAACTATATGGATGCCATGCTCGAGCAGCGTATTGTTGCCCGTAAACCGGTGAACTACATTACTGGGGAGGCTTGGTTTGCAGGGTACCGTTTTATGGTCGATGAGCGGGTGCTGATTCCCCGTTCCCGTATTGAGAATGTGTTGGATGATGTGGATGGCCTACCGGCCCTCATGGAAGGTGCGCGCCCCCTTAAGCGGGTTTTAGATTTGTGCACTGGCAGTGGTTGTCTGGCCATTACTGCGGCGTTGCACCATCTGGATTTACAGGTGGATGCCTCGGATCTTTCAACCGATGCACTGGCGGTGGCCAAAGAGAATGTCAAGCGGCATGGGGTGGGTGATCGGGTACGTTTGGTCCCGTCAAATCTATTCGAAAATCTTCAGGGGGAGTGTTACGATTTAATTCTAACCAACCCACCTTATGTACCCACCGAAGTGTATGAGGCTCTGGATAAAGAGTACTACCAGGAGCCCAAGGTGGCGCTGGAGGCAGGGGGGGATGGTTTAGATTTGGTGATCCCCATGCTGCAGCAAGCTCCCGATCATCTAAACCCGGGTGGTATCTTACTGTGCGAGGTTGGGGATGATACCCAGGAGATCATGCAGCAGCGTTGGCCGGACCTACCGGTGCACTGGTTGCAGTTTCATTTTGATGCCAGTGGTGTTTTTGCGGTAACCCGTGAACAGCTTATGGATTGGGATGGGCCATGA
- the hpnE gene encoding hydroxysqualene dehydroxylase HpnE, translating into MTGWHAEGAFDLVIIGGGLAGLSCASEAIKRGKRPLLLESAPRLGGRAASHWDREWGCYLDNGPHLLVGAYQQTLAWLQQLGVDGGLLRDKRYHFYTHKLGHHALELGQGWAAWKLLQGLAQLPEIEAKDLWRLKGLVGGVVHSHFRGGAEATVTQWLQRAGSPPALFERLWEPLCLATLNEGPGSADATLFATVLKRLFLFNIAHAHPLYPQHDLNALLIDPAKRWIEQHGGIIRTGVRLKAVEQGESAITALILHSEGKPVRWVLPQALPVVMALPVWSLGRILPQWVEEQGWTGWSASPIVAVHLDYGQPMQQSAPMVGLPGSVSQWLCQWPVEGGQQRISAAISAAYREVSWDTQRLIDTVHEEVMAQYQPISQQQRVSLSGIKPRARVIKTHRATFASWPGVNQQRPGPTTPWPNLYLAGDWTNTHLPATIEGAVLSGQQAAKQIFSAR; encoded by the coding sequence ATGACCGGTTGGCATGCGGAAGGCGCCTTTGATTTGGTGATCATTGGTGGAGGTCTGGCGGGTCTCTCCTGTGCCAGTGAAGCCATCAAACGTGGCAAGCGCCCTCTGTTGTTAGAGTCGGCACCGCGCTTGGGTGGGCGGGCTGCCAGCCATTGGGATCGTGAGTGGGGCTGTTATCTGGATAATGGTCCCCATTTGCTGGTTGGTGCCTATCAGCAAACACTGGCGTGGTTGCAACAGTTGGGTGTGGATGGTGGGCTGCTCAGGGATAAGCGTTACCATTTTTATACCCATAAACTGGGTCACCATGCGCTGGAATTAGGGCAGGGGTGGGCTGCTTGGAAACTGTTGCAGGGGTTGGCACAGTTACCAGAGATTGAAGCCAAAGATCTGTGGCGTTTAAAAGGGTTGGTGGGTGGGGTTGTACACAGCCACTTTCGGGGTGGGGCAGAGGCTACGGTCACCCAGTGGCTGCAGCGGGCGGGCTCCCCACCGGCATTGTTTGAGCGTCTGTGGGAACCGCTTTGTCTGGCGACCCTGAATGAAGGACCGGGTAGTGCCGATGCCACACTGTTTGCGACGGTGCTTAAAAGGCTGTTTCTTTTTAACATTGCCCATGCACATCCCCTCTATCCTCAACACGATCTCAATGCTTTACTCATCGATCCCGCTAAAAGGTGGATTGAACAGCACGGTGGTATCATCCGCACAGGGGTGCGATTGAAAGCGGTTGAACAGGGAGAAAGCGCCATCACGGCGTTGATTTTGCATAGTGAAGGGAAGCCTGTACGTTGGGTTTTACCTCAGGCACTACCGGTGGTCATGGCACTACCTGTCTGGTCCCTAGGCCGTATTTTACCCCAGTGGGTAGAAGAGCAGGGGTGGACAGGATGGTCGGCATCGCCCATTGTGGCGGTACATCTGGATTATGGGCAACCCATGCAACAGTCAGCCCCCATGGTGGGTTTGCCGGGTTCAGTCAGCCAGTGGTTATGCCAATGGCCGGTTGAGGGGGGGCAGCAGCGTATCAGTGCAGCCATTAGCGCCGCTTACCGGGAAGTTTCTTGGGATACGCAACGCTTGATCGATACCGTGCATGAAGAGGTCATGGCACAGTACCAGCCGATATCTCAGCAGCAGCGGGTTTCATTAAGCGGGATCAAACCCCGTGCACGGGTTATTAAAACCCACCGGGCGACATTTGCCAGTTGGCCAGGGGTCAATCAGCAACGTCCTGGCCCGACCACACCCTGGCCCAATCTCTATTTGGCTGGGGATTGGACCAACACGCATCTACCTGCCACCATTGAGGGGGCGGTGCTCAGTGGTCAGCAGGCAGCTAAACAGATTTTTTCCGCCCGTTAG
- a CDS encoding sigma-54 dependent transcriptional regulator: protein MKDQTEIILLGRADSALNTLATQLKSLRCQPVLIADVTKAKTYLRGHQAGLIVVAMEGVDEPLDLLKELTFLFRGLPLLAVSTRGSVHEAKQAIDAGAADYLLLPVESDVLAAQVKRYNNQFFDPELGRGRRLVTGDASMLKLLGQVRRVSNSNATVLIQGESGTGKELMARYVHQVSDRAKGPFVAINCAALPENLLESELFGHIKGAFTGATSDRKGKFLQANGGSIFLDEISEMSLNLQAKLLRVLQEKEVDPVGGKQPIALDVRVIASTNRDLKEFAGEGQFREDLYYRLNVFPVFIPPLRQRPKDVTLLADLFRQRFIKELGRNDIAFDNSALDTLVRYEWPGNIRELENVVQRALLIAEEDFISRHDLMIEATGSAPAMGGDSMGCDLDMATADGDSIHMPVGTTVREMEEILIRRTLDEVDGNRTKAAEILGISIRTLRNKLNEYAARVTSAA, encoded by the coding sequence ATGAAGGATCAGACCGAAATCATTTTGCTGGGACGCGCCGATAGCGCCCTGAACACACTGGCCACGCAGCTTAAATCCTTGCGTTGCCAACCCGTGCTCATCGCCGACGTTACCAAAGCCAAAACTTACCTGCGCGGTCATCAGGCAGGTCTCATTGTGGTAGCCATGGAGGGTGTGGATGAACCCTTGGATCTCCTCAAAGAGCTCACCTTCCTCTTCCGCGGTCTGCCGCTTTTAGCGGTTTCCACCCGAGGTTCGGTACACGAGGCCAAACAGGCGATCGATGCTGGCGCAGCTGACTATCTGCTGTTACCTGTGGAATCTGACGTTCTAGCTGCCCAGGTCAAACGCTACAACAACCAATTTTTTGATCCAGAGCTGGGTCGGGGCCGCCGTTTGGTAACGGGTGATGCCTCTATGCTTAAGCTGCTCGGTCAGGTACGCCGGGTCTCCAACTCCAACGCCACGGTCTTGATCCAGGGTGAGAGTGGAACCGGTAAAGAGCTGATGGCCCGTTATGTTCATCAGGTCTCCGACCGGGCTAAGGGTCCTTTTGTAGCCATTAACTGTGCGGCGCTGCCAGAGAACTTGCTGGAATCCGAACTATTTGGTCACATCAAAGGTGCTTTTACCGGTGCCACCAGTGACCGTAAGGGTAAGTTCCTACAGGCCAATGGTGGTTCGATCTTCCTAGATGAAATCTCGGAAATGTCTTTAAACCTGCAAGCTAAGCTGCTGCGTGTCTTGCAGGAAAAAGAGGTTGATCCCGTTGGGGGTAAACAGCCTATTGCCCTGGATGTACGGGTTATTGCCTCTACCAACCGGGATCTTAAAGAGTTTGCCGGTGAAGGGCAGTTCCGTGAGGATCTCTATTACCGTTTAAATGTCTTCCCCGTATTTATTCCGCCTCTGCGTCAACGTCCCAAGGATGTGACCCTGCTGGCAGATCTGTTCCGACAGCGCTTTATCAAAGAGCTGGGGCGTAACGACATTGCTTTTGACAATTCTGCTTTGGATACCCTGGTTCGCTATGAGTGGCCTGGCAATATCCGAGAGCTGGAAAATGTGGTACAGCGCGCGCTGCTCATTGCGGAAGAGGATTTCATCTCACGTCATGATCTTATGATCGAAGCCACAGGATCTGCCCCTGCAATGGGTGGAGACAGCATGGGGTGTGATCTGGATATGGCAACTGCCGATGGTGACTCAATCCATATGCCCGTGGGTACCACCGTCCGGGAGATGGAAGAGATTCTTATCCGTCGCACCTTGGATGAGGTTGACGGTAACCGAACCAAGGCCGCAGAGATTTTAGGCATCTCTATCCGTACCCTGCGTAATAAGCTTAATGAATATGCCGCACGGGTAACCTCCGCGGCTTAA